One genomic segment of Capricornis sumatraensis isolate serow.1 chromosome X, serow.2, whole genome shotgun sequence includes these proteins:
- the TSPYL2 gene encoding testis-specific Y-encoded-like protein 2 — MDRAEEGPPAKARRLSGSEPPQSELLPPPPPPPPPPPPPLLRLPLPPPQQRPRLQEETEAAQVLADMMGVGLGPALPPPPPYVILEEGGIRAYFTLGAGGPDWEPAVESGYGGSPPLAESLETLSPSEVSGGSLEIDFQVTEPSSFAGEKALETCSAGGRGYQRLAGPRGREETVIIVEDDDEDEKESVRKRRRRRKRKPRKVKRESPEKNAEKIECILQALENIQLDLEAVNIKAGKAFLRLKRKFIQMRRPFLERRDLIIQHIPGFWVKAFLNHPKISILINQRDEDIFRYLTNLQVQDLRHISMGYKMKLYFQTNPYFTNMVIVKEFQRNRSGRLVSHSTPIRWHRGQEPQAHRHGNQDASHSFFSWFSNHSLPEADRIAEIIKNDLWVNPVRYYMMGEGGYRTSRKKQEKEESKNKDEYEVVIVEDSDDYHIMEDIIGETSDSDGITDNETIHDVKISDFMETTDCFETTDNEITDISESLCDSECPGHNETTDNNESPNDNETTDNNESADDNSENPEYDNTDENEENPDDNNENADENPNGDDENPKDGNQRSSVNNQDSSDSDNEGDNDGSDIEDNDGNEGDNEGSDDGNEGDNEGSDDDDRDIEDYENYLEDSDKDHHNNTNQDDYEDEVENISEEESSVEEEEEGSEEGSEQGENSNDEGIEDSGEEDSEDSDMEKVLQVQNPWAIPGKRGKMG, encoded by the exons ATGGACCGCGCAGAGGAAGGGCCTCCGGCCAAGGCCCGCCGCCTTAGTGGCTCTGAGCCCCCTCAGAGcgagctgctgccgccgccgccgcctcctcctcctcctcctcctcctcctctcctgcgcctgcccctgcctccaccTCAGCAGCGCCCGAGGCTCCAGGAGGAAACCGAGGCGGCACAGGTGCTGGCTGACATGATGGGGGTGGGACTGGGCCCCGCTCTGCCCCCGCCTCCGCCCTATGTCATTCTCGAGGAGGGGGGTATCCGCGCGTACTTCaccctgggggctgggggtccCGACTGGGAGCCCGCAGTCGAGTCAGGGTACGGGGGGTCGCCCCCTCTCGCGGAGAGCCTAGAAACGCTCTCTCCCTCAGAGGTTTCTGGGGGAAGCCTGGAGATTGACTTCCAGGTGACGGAGCCCAGCAGCTTTGCAGGAGAGAAGGCCCTAGAAACCTGTAGCGCAGGGGGGCGGGGGTACCAGAGGTTAGCCGGTCCAAGGGGGAGAGAAGAGACCGTCATCATCGTGGAAGACGACGACGAGGATGAAAAGGAGAgcgtgaggaagaggaggaggaggaggaagagaaagcccAGGAAGGTGAAGAGGGAAAGCCCAGAGAAGAATGCTGAGAAGATAGAGTGCATCCTGCAGGCTCTGGAAAACATTCAACTAGACCTGGAGGCGGTGAATATCAAGGCAGGAAAGGCCTTCCTCCGTCTCAAGCGCAAGTTCATCCAGATGCGGAGACCCTTCCTGGAGCGCAGAGATCTTATCATCCAGCATATCCCAGGCTTCTGGGTCAAAGCA TTCCTCAACCACCCCAAAATTTCAATCTTGATCAACCAACGTGATGAAGACATTTTCCGCTACTTGACCAACCTGCAG GTACAGGATCTCAGACATATCTCCATGGGCTACAAAATGAAGCTGTACTTCCAGACAAACCCCTACTTCACAAATATGGTGATTGTCAAGGAGTTCCAGCGCAACCGCTCAG GCCGGCTGGTGTCTCACTCCACCCCAATTCGCTGGCACCGGGGCCAGGAACCTCAGGCCCACAGGCATGGGAACCAGGATGCCAGCCACAGCTTCTTCAGCTGGTTCTCAAACCATAGCCTCCCAGAGGCTGACAGGATTGCTGAg ATTATCAAGAATGACCTGTGGGTTAACCCTGTGCGTTACTACATGATgggagaagggggctacagaacaagcagaaagaagcaagaaaaagaagaaag TAAAAACAAGGATGAATATGAAGTGGTGATCGTGGAAGACTCTGATGACTATCACATCATGGAAGACATTATTGGAGAGACCTCAGACAGTGATGGTATCACCGACAATGAGACCATTCATGACGTCAAGATCTCTGACTTCATGGAGACTACTGACTGCTTCGAGACCACTGACAACGAGATAACTGACATCAGTGAGAGCCTCTGTGACAGCGAGTGCCCTGGCCACAATGAGACCACCGACAACAATGAAAGCCCCAATGACAATGAAACCACTGATAACAATGAGAGTGCTGATGACAACAGTGAGAACCCTGAATATGACAACACTGATGAGAACGAAGAGAACCCTGATGACAACAATGAGAATGCTGATGAGAACCCCAATGGTGATGATGAGAACCCTAAAGATGGCAACCAAAGGAGCAGTGTCAACAACCAGGACAGCAGTGACAGTGACAATGAAGGAGACAATGATGGCAGTGATATTGAAGATAATGATGGCAATGAAGGTGACAATGAAGGTAGTGATGATGGCAACGAAGGTGACAATGAAGGCAGTGATGATGATGACAGAGACATTGAAGACTATGAGAATTACCTTGAAGACTCTGACAAGGATCACCATAACAATACCAACCAGGATGACTATGAAGATGAAGTAGAGAACATCTCTGAAGAAGAATCGTcagtggaggaagaggaggagggcagTGAGGAAG GCAGTGAGCAAGGTGAGAACAGCAATGATGAAGGAATCGAAGACTCAGGAGAGGAGGACTCAGAAGACTCCGACATGGAGAAGGTGCTTCAGGTCCAAAACCCTTGGGCCATCCCGGGAAAGAGGGGCAAAATGGGATAA